The genomic stretch TAACAGGTAAATGCCATTGACCTAATGATTAATGGCATTTGATATCCTTTCCGATTAGAGCACTATTTGATAAGGTGGTTGTATCATATCAAACTTTCCACCCGTAATAACCGTTCTGCTTTCTTCACTGCTGTTAAGTTCATGCGGATAGCCTAATGCGATAGCACTGACATTGTCTAGTTGTTGAATTTGTTCTGTGCTCAGATCCAGTTCCGCTGCTTTAAGGTTATTTTCCAACTGATCATAGGTTCGTGGTCCAAGTACAGGAATAACTCCTTTAGATTTCAGCCATGCCAAAGCAACCTGCCCGGGATCCGAACTCATTGATTCTGCAATATGGAATAAAACATCCAGGACATTCTCCGCTACTTCTGCGCCTTCATAGGGTATACTCCCTTTCAGTAATGTTCCTCTACCACTTTCACCCTTGCGATATTTACCCGTTAATAATCCTCCTGCAAGCGGTGACCAGGCGAGCACACCTAAACCAAATGCTTCGGCCATAGGCAATAGTTCACGTTCCGTGGTTCGCTGCAACAGACTATATTCAACTTCGATAGCTGATATTGCTGACCATCCACGCAAGTCGGCAAGTGTCGCTGCGGAAGCTACACGCCATGCGGCAAAATTAGAAATCCCTCCATATACTATTTTTCCAGAACGTACAAGATCGTCGAGACCGCGAACAATTTCTTCTATGGGGGTGAAAAGATCATCCTGATGAACGAAGTAGATATCCAGGCGGTCTGTCTTCAAGCGTTTCAGACTTGCTTCTACAGCCTGGACCATACTTTTACGATGATTTCCTAGGGATGCAGGAGCATTGACCTGTCCCACACCACGTGTATATTTTGAGGCAATGACCAGTTCATTACGTTTTGATGATATGGCTTTACCCAGTAATTCTTCTGAAACACCTGATTGGTAGGTATCGGCAGTATCGATCAGGTTACCACCATTTTCTGTGTACAGCCCCACCATACGGTCAACTTCAGCAGCATCCGCACCGTATCCCCATGCTTGGCCAAACATAGCTGTTCCAAGCGCAAAATCACTTACCGGTAGCCCTGTTCTTTTTCCTAAGATCTTATAATTCATTGTAATCGATATTAAATTAACAGAGCAAAGTTATCCATTCATCAATAACATTTTATTATTACT from Chryseobacterium indologenes encodes the following:
- a CDS encoding aldo/keto reductase; the protein is MNYKILGKRTGLPVSDFALGTAMFGQAWGYGADAAEVDRMVGLYTENGGNLIDTADTYQSGVSEELLGKAISSKRNELVIASKYTRGVGQVNAPASLGNHRKSMVQAVEASLKRLKTDRLDIYFVHQDDLFTPIEEIVRGLDDLVRSGKIVYGGISNFAAWRVASAATLADLRGWSAISAIEVEYSLLQRTTERELLPMAEAFGLGVLAWSPLAGGLLTGKYRKGESGRGTLLKGSIPYEGAEVAENVLDVLFHIAESMSSDPGQVALAWLKSKGVIPVLGPRTYDQLENNLKAAELDLSTEQIQQLDNVSAIALGYPHELNSSEESRTVITGGKFDMIQPPYQIVL